One Triticum dicoccoides isolate Atlit2015 ecotype Zavitan chromosome 5B, WEW_v2.0, whole genome shotgun sequence genomic window carries:
- the LOC119305693 gene encoding putative clathrin assembly protein At4g40080 encodes MGLKLLRLAATLLSPGPASPASGADAQGAVLRATAHHPSTAPPSAHHLDALLAFGRGSRLSAAALASAFTDRLRAASSGGGDAAVALKCLVALRVLLARGAFILRDQLLVALLRHPASGRNPLALADFPLGRSFAAASWVRFSARLLEVLLLLPDASCDPEHLTALPNPHLVSELAAFASVAAAVRQAPPPSCAPQAHALIWEAVRLAEEDRVTAERNIAARVREMGERIDTLGLADAMELVCVLKRVEESAASPPEWKWAGLDEAVVADARRLRERAEEVLLRRTEQDRRLLRRDPAWSASARVVMLPARASDGAAVRFGSSRWSGTVSSWR; translated from the coding sequence ATGGGCCTCAAGCTCCTGCGGCTCGCGGCCACGCTCCTCTCCCCGGGGCCCGCCTCCCCGGCCTCCGGCGCCGACGCGCAGGGCGCGGTCCTGCGGGCGACGGCGCACCACCCGTCCACGGCCCCGCCGTCCGCGCACCACCTGGACGCGCTCCTCGCCTTCGGCCGCGGCTCGCGCCTCTCCGCCGCGGCGCTCGCGTCCGCCTTCACGGACCGCCTGCGCGCCGCGTCCTCTGGcggcggcgacgccgccgtggcccTCAAGTGCCTCGTCGCGCTCAGGGTCCTGCTCGCCCGCGGCGCCTTCATCCTCCGCGACCAGCTCCTCGTGGCCCTCCTCCGCCACCCGGCCTCCGGCCGCAACCCGCTCGCGCTCGCCGACTTCCCGCTCGGCCGCTCCTTCGCGGCGGCCTCCTGGGTCCGCTTCTCCGCGCGCCTCCTCGAGGTGCTCCTCCTCCTGCCGGACGCCTCCTGCGACCCCGAGCACCTCACCGCGCTCCCCAACCCGCACCTCGTCTCCGAGCTCGCCGCCTtcgcctccgtcgccgccgccgtccgccaggcGCCGCCCCCGTCCTGCGCGCCGCAGGCCCACGCCCTCATCTGGGAGGCCGTCCGGCTCGCCGAGGAGGACCGCGTCACGGCGGAGCGCAACATCGCCGCGAGGGTCCGGGAGATGGGCGAGCGCATCGACACGCTCGGCCTGGCCGACGCGATGGAGCTCGTCTGCGTGCTGAAGCGGGTGGAGGAGAGCGCGGCGTCCCCGCCGGAGTGGAAGTGGGCGGGGCTGGACGAGGCCGTCGTGGCCGACGCGCGCCGGCTGCGCGAGCGCGCCGAGGAGGTGCTGCTGCGGAGGACGGAGCAGGACAGGCGGCTGCTGCGGAGGGACCCCGCGTGGAGCGCGTCCGCGCGCGTCGTCATGCTGCCGGCCCGCGCTAGCGACGGCGCCGCCGTCCGGTTCGGCTCCTCGCGGTGGTCCGGCACAGTTTCTTCGTGGCGATAA
- the LOC119305694 gene encoding 16.9 kDa class I heat shock protein 1-like — translation MSMVRRSNVFDPFADLWADPFDTFRSIVPAMISGNNSNNETAAFANARVDWKETPEAHVLKADLPGVKKEEVKVEVEDGNVLVVSGERTKEKEDKNDKWHRVERSSGKFVRRFRLPEDAKVEEVKAGLENGVLTVTVPKAEVKKPEVKAIEITG, via the coding sequence ATGTCGATGGTGAGGCGGAGCAACGTCTTCGATCCCTTCGCGGACCTCTGGGCGGACCCCTTCGACACCTTCCGCTCCATCGTCCCGGCGATGATCTcaggcaacaacagcaacaacgagACAGCTGCGTTCGCCAACGCTCGCGTGGACTGGAAGGAGACCCCTGAGGCGCACGTCTTGAAGGCCGACCTCCCCGGCGTGAAGAAGGAGGAGGTCaaggtggaggtggaggacggcAACGTGCTCGTCGTCAGCGGCGAGCGCACGAAGGAGAAGGAGGACAAGAACGACAAGTGGCACCGTGTGGAGCGTAGCAGCGGCAAGTTCGTGAGGCGCTTCCGCCTGCCGGAGGACGCCAAGGTGGAGGAGGTGAAGGCCGGTCTGGAGAACGGTGTGCTCACTGTCACGGTGCCCAAGGCCGAGGTGAAGAAGCCTGAGGTGAAGGCCATCGAGATCACCGGCTGA